The following proteins are encoded in a genomic region of Bernardetia sp. MNP-M8:
- a CDS encoding M48 family metallopeptidase — MTKLKSFFSLPFLFSLLLFLGSCDKDGGINFFSINEDLKIGQQVAAEIEGDSSVIVLNEQDYDTAYAYIRRLTEKVLASNDIRYRTEFPWQVKIIQDDETLNAFCAPGGYIYVYTGLIKYLDTEDQLAGVMGHEIAHADKRHVTDQMTKQYGYETLFAIFFGEDQGQLAGIAKGLLSLKYGRDAEREADDFSVKYLCDTEYQSNGAAGFFQKIINEGQSSSPPEFLSTHPNPDNRVEAINNKAREEGCSIQPSGNNYSAFKASLPQ, encoded by the coding sequence ATGACAAAATTAAAATCATTTTTTAGCCTACCTTTTTTATTCAGTCTTTTACTCTTTCTAGGTTCTTGTGATAAAGATGGAGGCATTAACTTTTTTTCTATCAATGAAGACCTCAAAATTGGTCAGCAAGTAGCAGCCGAAATAGAAGGGGATTCTTCTGTGATTGTTTTAAACGAACAAGACTATGATACAGCTTATGCATATATAAGAAGACTTACTGAAAAAGTGTTGGCTTCAAATGATATTCGTTATCGTACAGAATTTCCTTGGCAAGTCAAAATTATTCAAGATGATGAAACACTAAATGCTTTTTGCGCCCCTGGTGGATATATTTATGTATATACAGGACTTATAAAATATTTAGATACAGAAGATCAGCTTGCTGGTGTGATGGGACACGAAATAGCTCATGCAGACAAACGCCACGTAACCGACCAAATGACAAAGCAATATGGGTATGAAACTCTTTTTGCTATTTTCTTTGGAGAAGATCAAGGACAACTTGCTGGAATTGCAAAAGGTTTGCTTAGTCTTAAATATGGCAGAGATGCAGAACGTGAAGCAGATGATTTTTCGGTAAAATATCTTTGTGATACAGAATATCAGTCTAATGGAGCAGCAGGATTTTTCCAGAAAATAATTAATGAAGGACAAAGCAGTTCGCCACCAGAGTTTTTGAGTACACACCCAAATCCAGACAACAGAGTAGAAGCGATAAATAATAAAGCTAGAGAAGAGGGATGTAGCATACAACCAAGTGGAAACAATTATTCAGCATTTAAGGCATCACTTCCTCAATAG
- the lepB gene encoding signal peptidase I, producing MKIKRIDRIKLKSKKWWFRLYFLFFICISLFALKQIALEYFIIPTSSMEGSLLRGDKIVCNKLPFGAMIPHKKQNSATKKASFDIDVFSFLPDRLPKLREVEANEVIIFYYPLDSAENIEDKTCYIKRCVGVAGDRIQIMRQDIFRNGEWQPNASDMQLSYIVKTSEKPETMFHHTDVQTWKEIETESKEVKRIKNIKKSKKKKGRNKKVEDVIKDTPQTKTYLLYTTPKQANQLRQDLRIEEITPKFFEQNDISDNSMTENSKKLGWNRDYFGSYYIPKKGDTIAMHEGTLLLYENIIKNYEYNKKVEVINNKLMIDGKIVENYIFKQNYYFVLGDNRHNSSDSRMWGLVPEDHLIGTPLVIYHSQTPADGIKDWARVRWERFFKWVD from the coding sequence ATGAAAATTAAAAGAATTGATAGAATTAAGTTAAAATCCAAAAAATGGTGGTTTCGCCTTTATTTTCTTTTCTTTATCTGTATTTCTTTATTTGCATTAAAACAAATTGCCTTAGAATATTTTATTATTCCTACTTCCTCTATGGAGGGTTCACTTTTACGAGGAGACAAAATTGTTTGTAACAAACTTCCTTTTGGAGCAATGATTCCTCATAAAAAACAGAATTCAGCTACCAAAAAGGCAAGTTTTGATATTGATGTTTTTAGTTTTCTACCTGATAGATTACCCAAACTAAGAGAAGTAGAAGCAAATGAAGTAATTATTTTTTACTATCCGTTGGATAGTGCTGAAAATATAGAAGACAAAACATGTTATATCAAACGCTGTGTGGGTGTCGCAGGAGATAGAATTCAGATTATGCGTCAAGATATTTTTAGGAATGGAGAATGGCAGCCCAATGCTTCCGATATGCAGCTTAGTTATATCGTCAAGACAAGTGAGAAGCCTGAAACTATGTTTCATCATACCGATGTACAGACATGGAAAGAAATCGAAACAGAAAGTAAAGAAGTAAAACGCATAAAAAACATCAAGAAAAGCAAGAAAAAAAAGGGAAGAAATAAAAAAGTAGAAGACGTAATTAAGGATACACCTCAAACAAAAACCTATTTACTTTATACCACTCCAAAACAAGCCAATCAGTTACGACAAGATTTGAGAATTGAAGAAATTACACCTAAATTTTTCGAACAAAATGATATTTCTGATAACTCAATGACTGAAAATAGTAAAAAATTAGGGTGGAATAGAGATTATTTTGGTTCGTATTATATCCCTAAAAAAGGAGATACCATTGCTATGCATGAAGGAACACTACTTTTATACGAGAATATTATCAAAAACTACGAATACAATAAAAAAGTAGAAGTAATTAATAATAAATTAATGATTGATGGAAAAATTGTTGAAAATTATATTTTCAAACAAAATTATTACTTTGTATTAGGAGATAATCGTCATAATTCTTCTGACTCCCGCATGTGGGGACTTGTGCCTGAGGATCATCTTATCGGAACGCCTTTAGTTATTTATCACTCTCAAACACCAGCAGATGGAATAAAAGATTGGGCAAGGGTTCGTTGGGAACGTTTTTTTAAGTGGGTAGATTAG
- a CDS encoding glycosyltransferase family 2 protein, with the protein MSHKVSAVLIAYNEANIIEETLKALTWCDEIVVVDSGSTDKSQEIYAKYNCKILIREFDGFGTQKDFAFSQAKNDWILSMDADEVLSKKLQDEIQEVLSQETIQESAFNLPRTLIFLDKRISSETKTPCLRLFNKNKGGVTLDKVHETIRVEGKISNFKNEMLHYSYRNIHDYFNKFNRYTTLASEEYIENGKSKSKFMIIVRLPITFIQFYIIRGCFLNGFAGFIWSLFSAFYPVVKYTKLVELKMQRK; encoded by the coding sequence ATGAGTCATAAAGTAAGTGCTGTTTTGATTGCCTACAATGAAGCAAATATAATTGAAGAAACTCTAAAAGCTCTCACTTGGTGTGATGAAATCGTAGTGGTGGATTCTGGCAGCACTGATAAAAGTCAAGAAATTTATGCTAAATATAATTGTAAAATTTTAATAAGAGAGTTTGATGGTTTTGGTACTCAAAAAGATTTTGCCTTTTCACAAGCAAAAAATGATTGGATTCTTTCTATGGATGCTGATGAAGTTCTTTCAAAAAAATTACAAGATGAAATACAAGAAGTATTAAGTCAAGAAACTATACAAGAGAGTGCATTTAACTTACCACGCACCTTAATTTTTTTAGATAAAAGAATTAGTTCGGAAACAAAAACACCTTGTCTTAGACTATTTAATAAAAATAAAGGAGGCGTTACTTTAGATAAAGTACACGAAACAATAAGAGTAGAAGGAAAAATAAGCAATTTCAAAAATGAGATGTTGCATTATAGTTATAGAAATATACATGATTACTTCAATAAATTTAATCGTTATACTACTTTGGCATCTGAAGAATATATTGAGAATGGAAAAAGTAAATCTAAATTTATGATAATAGTTCGTTTGCCTATTACATTTATCCAATTTTATATTATTAGAGGTTGTTTCTTAAACGGATTTGCAGGATTTATATGGTCACTCTTTTCTGCCTTTTATCCTGTAGTAAAATATACCAAACTTGTAGAATTAAAAATGCAGAGAAAATAA
- a CDS encoding toll/interleukin-1 receptor domain-containing protein: protein MTKDAFISYGRKESLGFVGRLYQSLKLKGYEVWFDKVNIPDGDDYSKRISHGIESAHNFILILAPRCLTSAYCLIELEYARKLGKRIIPIDQNVIFDTKDAPLSYEERSVLVQFYEANGMNVLPIFSKKDVLNRSHELLGKTDWVHARQQLSEDAINQLYNWQLTYENSWRKHEEIEFIKENPLPVFGKDIDHFEDGFESILKVIETQKEYVYLHTELLQKALLWSNHRRQTNLLLVGKERQEAQSWLTQDFIAPKQPPCLPSVLHSEFITESKKNADNLMSEIFLCFSAQEKKQTEKIRKGLIKAGITVVLPNNSIHRETQKGFDTSTYTEEIKEQIAHADNFVFVLSPAAVQNSECLRELRFAITFHKRIIVVLAKEVNIDQLPEQLRLLSSSYIDLTDNRTEDNFTDNLDFEKDLNELICIVEDNYDYYRNHKRYLAQALKWEEQHQNDAILLRGHNLEKAQTWLNQGKLQGNNTTNTKLNTPTDLHEKFIEESITKIGTLSSEVFISYSRTDGDFARWLNEELQLNGRTTWFDQECIPAGSDFGLEIKNGIETSDNFLFILSPASISSPYCKDEVLHALSMGKRIILVRFQAVKEIPSYFPSHIQWIDFSKNGLQNDINTDNGQQFRELLRTLNTDREHTQKHSKYQQKALEWNKNEKNYAFLLIGNELAIAENWLEECKKHNKIPTSTPIQKEFILESIRSVALQKRKQEKTILRLRVLLTLSVIALLGACGLGLWVHSLNMKNKSQLRALEIAQDSLIRTNEKEKALKFQNYFQTANYQKSSTKYEDAIKNYEIALDFADSSQTIKVNQEIKEIETIMPKKETFFKLVEDGENAFKKKQFLRAYNYYKQADSIGYNSALVKTHLEVLDEYVKLEVNKMKQETVYLLDNNKDKQAYEKIINALLLAPNDTSLLSLEKRVMRQMLGTE from the coding sequence ATGACAAAAGATGCTTTTATTTCGTATGGAAGAAAAGAAAGTTTGGGCTTTGTCGGAAGGTTGTATCAATCTTTGAAGCTAAAAGGCTATGAAGTTTGGTTCGATAAAGTCAATATTCCTGATGGCGATGACTATTCCAAACGTATTTCTCATGGAATTGAGTCAGCTCATAATTTTATACTTATTCTTGCTCCTCGTTGTCTTACTTCTGCATACTGTTTGATAGAATTAGAATATGCTAGAAAGTTAGGCAAACGAATAATTCCTATTGATCAAAATGTTATTTTTGATACAAAAGATGCACCTTTATCTTATGAAGAACGTAGTGTTTTGGTTCAATTTTATGAGGCGAATGGAATGAATGTCTTGCCTATTTTTTCTAAAAAAGATGTTCTGAATCGTTCGCATGAACTTTTGGGCAAAACTGATTGGGTTCATGCTCGTCAGCAACTTTCAGAAGATGCTATTAATCAGCTTTACAACTGGCAACTGACTTATGAAAACAGTTGGCGAAAACATGAAGAAATAGAATTTATAAAAGAAAATCCACTTCCTGTTTTTGGAAAAGATATTGATCATTTTGAAGATGGTTTTGAAAGTATTTTAAAAGTTATTGAAACTCAAAAAGAATACGTTTATCTCCATACAGAATTACTTCAAAAAGCTCTCTTATGGTCAAATCATAGAAGACAAACCAACCTCTTGCTAGTAGGAAAAGAACGTCAAGAAGCACAAAGTTGGCTTACTCAAGATTTTATTGCTCCCAAACAGCCTCCTTGTTTGCCTTCCGTTTTACATAGCGAATTTATTACTGAATCAAAGAAAAATGCTGATAATTTGATGTCAGAGATTTTCTTATGTTTTTCAGCGCAAGAAAAAAAACAAACTGAAAAAATCAGAAAAGGATTAATAAAAGCGGGAATTACAGTTGTTTTGCCTAATAATTCGATACATAGAGAAACGCAAAAAGGATTTGATACTTCTACTTATACAGAAGAAATAAAAGAACAAATTGCTCACGCTGATAATTTTGTTTTTGTGCTTTCGCCTGCTGCTGTTCAAAATTCAGAGTGTTTGAGAGAACTCCGTTTTGCAATTACTTTTCATAAAAGAATTATTGTTGTGTTGGCAAAAGAAGTCAATATAGACCAATTACCAGAGCAATTGCGTTTGCTTTCTTCCTCTTACATTGACTTGACAGATAACCGAACAGAAGATAATTTTACAGATAATTTAGACTTTGAAAAAGATTTGAATGAGCTTATCTGTATTGTTGAGGACAATTATGACTATTACAGAAATCATAAACGCTATCTTGCACAGGCTTTAAAATGGGAAGAACAACATCAAAACGATGCCATTTTATTGCGTGGACATAATTTAGAAAAGGCTCAAACGTGGCTTAATCAAGGTAAATTGCAAGGAAACAATACCACAAATACAAAATTAAATACACCTACTGACTTACACGAAAAATTCATTGAAGAAAGTATTACCAAAATAGGAACACTTAGTAGTGAAGTTTTTATTTCATATTCTCGTACAGATGGCGATTTTGCTCGTTGGCTCAACGAAGAACTTCAACTCAATGGCAGAACAACGTGGTTTGATCAAGAATGTATTCCTGCTGGTTCAGATTTTGGCTTAGAAATAAAAAATGGCATCGAAACTTCAGATAATTTCTTATTTATTCTTTCTCCTGCTTCCATTTCTTCTCCTTATTGTAAAGATGAAGTCCTTCATGCTTTATCAATGGGAAAACGGATTATTTTAGTTCGCTTTCAAGCTGTGAAAGAAATACCTAGTTATTTTCCTAGCCATATTCAATGGATAGATTTTTCTAAAAATGGATTACAAAACGACATCAATACTGATAATGGACAGCAATTTAGAGAACTGCTACGAACACTAAACACAGACCGAGAACACACACAAAAGCATTCAAAATACCAACAAAAAGCCTTAGAATGGAATAAAAATGAAAAAAATTATGCTTTTCTTTTAATAGGAAACGAACTTGCTATTGCTGAAAATTGGTTAGAGGAGTGCAAAAAACATAATAAAATCCCGACTTCGACTCCTATTCAAAAAGAATTTATTTTAGAGAGTATAAGGTCGGTTGCATTACAAAAAAGAAAACAAGAAAAAACAATTTTGAGATTGCGTGTTTTACTTACTCTTTCCGTAATTGCACTTTTAGGTGCTTGTGGCTTAGGACTTTGGGTACACTCATTAAATATGAAAAATAAATCTCAATTAAGAGCGTTAGAAATAGCCCAAGATTCTTTGATACGAACCAACGAGAAAGAAAAAGCATTAAAATTTCAAAATTATTTTCAAACAGCCAACTACCAAAAATCTTCTACTAAGTATGAGGACGCAATAAAAAACTATGAGATTGCTTTAGATTTTGCAGATTCAAGTCAGACTATAAAAGTAAATCAAGAAATAAAAGAAATAGAAACTATTATGCCAAAGAAAGAAACTTTCTTCAAATTGGTAGAAGATGGCGAAAACGCCTTTAAGAAAAAACAATTTTTACGTGCATACAACTACTACAAACAAGCTGATTCGATTGGTTACAACTCTGCTTTAGTCAAAACACATTTAGAAGTTTTAGATGAGTATGTAAAACTAGAAGTAAATAAAATGAAACAAGAAACTGTATATTTATTGGACAATAACAAAGATAAACAGGCTTATGAAAAAATAATTAATGCTCTTCTTCTTGCCCCAAATGACACTTCGCTTCTTAGTTTAGAAAAACGAGTGATGCGCCAAATGTTAGGAACAGAGTAA
- a CDS encoding M43 family zinc metalloprotease codes for MMKTNFLSIFLLCFILINSLFLFSCSEAFSQRTCQTFETEQYLQNKDKSGGSEAFENKLKKYINQKKEAQKNNPLLHKVERTESTYRIPIIIHVIHNGEPIGEGANISAAQIYGQIEVLNEDFNFRNSDKDETLDIFKSVAANPSIEFVPATVDPEGRPLKEVGITRAKGCLTSWNDFTFNALAKPNTVWDPNQYFNIWVTKYDELGYAQFPNLSGLGGIKEDEGEANTDGIVVRYINFGSIEKTPNIPQLIEGSPFNLGRTATHEIGHFFGLLHTWGEEIPLSCATDDFCDDTPNTSKKQRGCNLNEPSCEAGKIVMTQNFMEYTDDRCMTLFTADQVERMQAVLEISPRRKELLNSSVADPLGKSVFSIFEPSKTRVIKNGKIKFNNQSIATGNAQIQGYEWTFEGGNPATSTEKNPSVTYSQIGSFTATLKVIGGDVADKTRTVQIEVIDDNLTALDETLLDFEDRSLTKEGWSFERTDITNWRLFADGSYGSSEFSIYAGNKTNRSCEAELTFISPFIKVPSSRVIEVRFDVAYGFDKNKISDSLEISYTTDAGNKFLTVWKKGGEELQTAINQTAAFNPLPAQWNSYTFYIEAEEGSRFMQVKFRNIGANNNNLYLDNLRIRQTNNLQPPVVDFDINYPLVLLSEKAHFFSQTDFGIDFNWTIEGNTTLQASGLSPQISFTQEGIYDVTLQSSNPLGTRESKKTDIIEVIKGKKVSNITSKNLKAEVINNKPLAGHDEKSTISKAEYFSDFGSVSKLYAVDIFFADAAIRNLNTTFDVVMWSVDSDGKPNEELYRQKVLYSLIDRDIFRRRQFTRVVFDEPQSVPSQFFISVELEYESLNRFTIFTEKKQEGKGWERKANGDWLSYAASRGENYSNAISVVLSLDGVLSNDDENVSDLVNLYPNPNQGSFSLETQNLRVQSIEIYNSIGQIVYQKNVPNTFISNFDIQLKRPSNGMYLVRIQTQKGIITQKLIIQN; via the coding sequence ATGATGAAAACCAATTTCTTATCAATATTCTTACTTTGTTTTATTTTAATAAATAGTTTATTTCTATTTTCTTGCTCTGAAGCATTTTCACAGCGAACTTGCCAAACTTTCGAAACAGAGCAGTATCTACAAAATAAAGATAAATCAGGTGGAAGTGAAGCCTTTGAAAATAAGCTAAAAAAATATATCAATCAGAAAAAAGAAGCTCAAAAAAATAACCCTTTACTGCATAAAGTAGAAAGAACAGAGTCTACCTATAGAATTCCTATTATTATTCATGTAATCCACAATGGAGAACCAATAGGAGAAGGAGCAAATATTTCGGCTGCACAAATTTATGGACAAATAGAAGTATTAAATGAAGATTTTAACTTTAGAAATTCTGATAAAGACGAAACGCTAGATATTTTTAAAAGTGTAGCTGCTAACCCAAGTATTGAGTTTGTACCTGCAACGGTTGATCCAGAAGGAAGACCTCTAAAGGAGGTTGGAATTACTCGTGCAAAAGGTTGCCTTACAAGTTGGAATGACTTTACATTTAATGCTTTGGCAAAACCTAATACAGTTTGGGATCCAAATCAATATTTTAATATTTGGGTAACAAAATATGATGAACTTGGTTATGCACAATTTCCTAATTTATCTGGTTTGGGTGGTATAAAAGAAGATGAAGGAGAAGCAAATACAGATGGAATAGTTGTTAGATATATAAACTTTGGCTCAATAGAAAAAACGCCTAACATTCCTCAACTCATTGAAGGTAGTCCATTTAACTTAGGACGAACTGCCACTCACGAAATAGGTCATTTTTTTGGTCTTTTGCATACGTGGGGAGAAGAAATTCCATTGAGTTGTGCAACAGATGATTTTTGTGATGACACGCCCAATACTTCAAAAAAACAAAGAGGTTGTAATCTAAATGAACCTTCTTGTGAAGCAGGCAAAATAGTAATGACACAAAACTTTATGGAATACACTGACGATAGATGTATGACACTTTTTACAGCTGACCAAGTAGAGCGCATGCAGGCTGTTTTGGAAATTTCGCCTCGCAGAAAAGAACTTTTAAACTCTTCTGTTGCAGATCCTCTAGGTAAAAGTGTCTTTTCTATTTTTGAACCTTCAAAAACAAGAGTAATTAAAAACGGAAAAATCAAATTTAATAATCAATCCATAGCTACTGGAAATGCTCAAATTCAAGGTTATGAATGGACTTTTGAAGGAGGAAATCCTGCTACATCTACTGAAAAAAATCCTTCTGTTACTTATTCACAAATAGGTAGTTTTACAGCTACCTTAAAAGTTATTGGGGGTGATGTTGCAGATAAAACAAGAACTGTACAGATTGAAGTAATAGATGATAATCTAACAGCTTTAGATGAAACACTATTAGATTTTGAAGACAGAAGTCTTACAAAAGAAGGTTGGAGCTTTGAACGAACAGATATAACAAATTGGAGACTTTTTGCAGATGGTTCTTATGGCTCAAGTGAATTTTCTATCTATGCTGGTAATAAAACCAACCGTTCTTGTGAAGCAGAACTCACTTTTATATCTCCATTTATTAAAGTGCCAAGTAGCCGTGTTATTGAAGTGCGTTTTGATGTTGCGTATGGTTTTGATAAAAACAAAATTTCAGATTCTTTAGAGATTTCTTATACTACTGATGCAGGAAATAAATTTTTGACCGTTTGGAAAAAAGGGGGAGAAGAGCTGCAAACAGCAATTAATCAAACAGCAGCCTTTAATCCATTACCAGCTCAATGGAATTCATATACATTCTATATAGAAGCAGAAGAAGGTTCTCGTTTTATGCAAGTGAAATTCAGAAATATAGGAGCAAATAATAATAATCTGTATTTGGATAATTTGCGTATTCGTCAAACTAATAATTTACAGCCTCCAGTTGTTGATTTTGATATTAATTACCCTTTGGTTTTACTTTCTGAAAAAGCTCATTTTTTTTCACAAACAGATTTTGGAATAGATTTTAATTGGACAATCGAAGGAAATACAACATTGCAGGCAAGTGGACTTTCTCCCCAAATTTCATTTACTCAAGAAGGAATTTATGACGTTACTCTTCAATCTTCTAATCCTTTAGGCACAAGAGAGAGTAAAAAAACTGATATTATTGAGGTTATTAAAGGAAAAAAAGTAAGCAATATTACCTCTAAAAATTTAAAAGCAGAAGTAATAAATAATAAACCACTGGCAGGACACGATGAAAAAAGCACCATAAGTAAAGCTGAATATTTTAGTGATTTTGGCTCTGTTAGTAAACTATATGCTGTCGATATTTTTTTCGCAGATGCAGCTATAAGAAACCTCAATACAACTTTTGATGTTGTGATGTGGTCAGTAGATAGCGATGGAAAACCAAACGAAGAATTGTATCGCCAAAAAGTGCTTTATTCACTTATAGATAGAGATATTTTTAGAAGAAGACAGTTTACAAGAGTCGTTTTTGATGAGCCACAAAGTGTTCCTTCACAGTTTTTTATTAGTGTAGAATTGGAATATGAAAGTCTAAATAGATTCACTATTTTTACAGAAAAGAAACAAGAAGGAAAAGGGTGGGAAAGAAAAGCCAATGGTGATTGGCTTTCGTATGCTGCTAGTCGTGGAGAGAATTATTCGAATGCAATATCTGTAGTTTTATCTCTTGATGGAGTTCTAAGCAATGATGATGAAAATGTGAGTGATTTAGTAAATCTATATCCTAACCCAAATCAGGGAAGTTTTAGTTTGGAAACACAGAATTTGAGAGTACAATCAATTGAAATTTATAATTCTATTGGTCAAATAGTGTATCAAAAAAATGTCCCAAACACCTTTATTTCTAACTTTGATATTCAATTAAAACGCCCTTCAAACGGAATGTATTTAGTCAGAATTCAAACTCAAAAAGGAATTATTACTCAAAAATTAATTATCCAAAATTAA
- a CDS encoding STAS/SEC14 domain-containing protein, producing MMPFYESPDKSITSFVNNKEEYILIKMEGDINEEEYKEVFMLLLDPEKTQGYNKVLFNQENVGNVSSKSRAWLVLKFMPMLQKQLGTNFEVAVIKSSTTFQRIAAQVLLKSLMAINNKFRIAYFEERAVAKEWLVSKKK from the coding sequence ATGATGCCTTTTTACGAAAGCCCTGACAAATCCATTACTTCTTTTGTTAATAACAAAGAGGAGTATATACTTATTAAGATGGAGGGCGATATAAATGAAGAAGAATATAAAGAAGTTTTTATGCTTCTTTTAGACCCAGAAAAAACACAAGGTTATAATAAAGTTTTATTTAATCAAGAAAATGTAGGAAATGTTTCTTCCAAATCAAGAGCTTGGTTAGTCTTAAAATTTATGCCGATGCTTCAAAAACAACTAGGAACAAACTTTGAAGTTGCAGTAATAAAATCAAGTACAACCTTTCAACGCATTGCAGCACAAGTATTACTTAAATCACTTATGGCAATTAATAATAAATTTAGAATTGCTTATTTTGAAGAAAGAGCAGTAGCAAAAGAATGGCTAGTTTCTAAAAAGAAATAA